Proteins from a genomic interval of Longimicrobium sp.:
- a CDS encoding response regulator codes for MHTRTVLVVDDHAPTREGYAEFLRTCGYLVVEARHGGEAILCVQGNQPDVVLIDIVMPVLDGIETAQWLRWHPPSAQTPILAVTACQSPTQQERMRAVCDDLLMKPCALDVIAGRIRSLVDPATKPRDARG; via the coding sequence ATGCACACGAGAACGGTGCTCGTCGTAGATGACCACGCGCCGACCCGTGAGGGATACGCGGAGTTCCTTCGGACCTGTGGTTATCTGGTGGTGGAAGCGCGGCACGGAGGTGAGGCGATTCTGTGTGTGCAGGGGAATCAACCCGACGTGGTGCTCATCGACATCGTGATGCCGGTGCTCGATGGGATTGAAACCGCCCAGTGGCTGCGGTGGCACCCGCCTTCGGCGCAGACGCCCATCCTCGCGGTTACGGCGTGCCAGTCGCCCACGCAGCAGGAACGGATGCGCGCCGTCTGCGACGATCTGCTGATGAAGCCGTGTGCCCTGGACGTGATCGCCGGGCGGATCCGATCG
- a CDS encoding RNA polymerase sigma factor, whose product MDLRLVERVQGRDEAALGELYDRWSDRVYAVALHLVGDRHHAEEVVEKAFSQVWTQADRYHTGWGSVEAWIILIARSHARAGLARRAEAVPAPHVLQRWQS is encoded by the coding sequence ATGGATCTGCGCTTGGTGGAACGCGTTCAGGGCCGTGACGAAGCGGCCCTCGGCGAGCTGTACGATCGCTGGTCGGACCGGGTGTACGCGGTCGCCCTTCACCTGGTGGGCGACCGCCACCACGCCGAAGAGGTAGTGGAAAAGGCGTTCTCGCAGGTCTGGACCCAGGCGGACCGCTATCACACCGGGTGGGGCTCGGTAGAGGCGTGGATCATCCTGATTGCCCGCAGCCACGCGCGGGCCGGCCTCGCCCGTCGAGCAGAGGCAGTCCCCGCGCCCCACGTCCTACAGCGATGGCAGTCATGA
- a CDS encoding GntR family transcriptional regulator, whose product MSRTLDHPAEARLADLLRGRLLAGIHTGRLAAVDRLPSYREISDEPGMVLRAVARAYAFLEAEGLVEVRGRSGVFLAEQKRVGGRLLAETRGAVPA is encoded by the coding sequence ATGAGCCGTACACTCGACCACCCGGCCGAGGCGCGCCTGGCAGATCTGCTTCGCGGGCGCCTGCTCGCGGGGATCCACACCGGGCGCCTGGCCGCCGTCGACCGGCTGCCGAGCTACCGCGAGATTTCGGACGAGCCGGGGATGGTCCTGCGGGCGGTGGCGCGGGCGTACGCCTTTCTGGAAGCCGAGGGGCTGGTGGAGGTGCGGGGGCGCTCGGGCGTCTTTCTGGCGGAGCAGAAGCGCGTCGGCGGGCGCCTCCTGGCGGAAACCCGCGGAGCCGTGCCTGCATGA